From the Arvicola amphibius chromosome 2, mArvAmp1.2, whole genome shotgun sequence genome, one window contains:
- the Tmem43 gene encoding transmembrane protein 43 has product MAANYSSIGSRKEHVKVTSDPQPGFLERLSETSGGMFVGLVTFLLSFYLIFTNEGRALKTATLLAEGLSLVVSPDSIHSVAPENEGRLVHIIGSLRTSKLLSDPNYGVHLPAVKLRRHVEMYQWVETEESSEYTEDGQVKKETKYSYNTEWRSEIVNSKNFDREIGHKNPSAMAVESFTATAPFVQIGRFFLSAGLIDKIDNFKPLSLSKLEDPHVDIIRRGDFFYHSENPKYPEVGDVRVSFSYAGLSSDDPNLGPAHVVTVIARQRGDQLIPYSTKSGDTLLLLHHGDFSAEEVFRREQKSNSMKTWGLRAAGWMAMFMGLNLMTRILYTLVDWFPVFRDLVNIGLKAFAFCVATSLTLLTVAAGWLFYRPLWAALIGSLALVPIIIARTRVPAKKLE; this is encoded by the exons ATGGCCGCGAAC TATTCCAGTATCGGCAGTAGGAAAGAGCATGTCAAGGTGACATCTGACCCCCAGCCAGGCTTCCTGGAGCGGCTGAGTGAGACTTCCGGTGGGATGTTCGTGGGGCTTGTGACCTTCTTGCTCTCCTTCTACTTAATTTTCACCAATGAG GGTCGTGCACTGAAGACAGCCACCTTACTTGCAGAGGGCCTGTCACTTGTGGTGTCCCCAGACAGCATCCACAGTGTAGCTCCAGAGAATGAAGGGAGGCTGGTGCACATCATCGGGTCCCTGCGGACGTCCAAG CTCTTGTCTGACCCAAACTATGGGGTCCATCTTCCAGCTGTGAAATTGCGGCGGCATGTGGAGATGTACCAGTGGGTGGAGACAGAAGAGTCCAG TGAGTACACGGAGGACGGCCAGGTGAAGAAGGAGACCAAGTACTCCTACA ATACGGAGTGGAGATCAGAAATTGTCAACAGCAAAAACTTTGACCGAGAGATTGGCCATAAAAACCCCAG TGCCATGGCAGTGGAGTCTTTCACAGCAACAGCCCCCTTTGTCCAAATTGGCAGGTTTTTCCTCTCAGCAG GCCTCATTGACAAGATTGACAACTTCAAGCCCCTGAGCCTGTCCAAGCTGGAGGACCCCCATGTGGACATCATTCGCCGAGGAGACTTCTTCTACCACAGTGAAAACCCTAAGTACCCGGAG GTTGGTGATGTCCGCGTCTCCTTTTCTTATGCAGGACTGAGCAGTGATGACCCTAACCTGGGCCCAGCTCATGTG GTTACTGTGATTGCCCGGCAGCGAGGTGACCAGCTAATCCCATACTCCACCAAGTCTGGGGACACCTTGCTGCTCCTGCACCATGGAGACTTCTCAGCTGAG GAGGTGTTTCGTAGAGAACAGAAGAGCAATTCCATGAAGACGTGGGGCCTGCGGGCGGCTGGATGGATGGCCATGTTTATGGGCCTCAACCTCATGACTCGGATCCTCTACACCCTGG TGGACTGGTTTCCTGTCTTCCGAGACCTGGTCAACATTGGCCTGAAAGCCTTTGCCTTCTGTGTAGCCACCTCACTGACCTTGCTGACTGTGGCTGCTGGCTGGCTCTTCTACAGACCGCTGTGGGCTGCTCTAATCGGCAGCCTGGCCCTGGTACCAATAATCATTGCACGGACCCGGGTGCCAGCTAAAAAGCTAGAGTGA
- the Chchd4 gene encoding mitochondrial intermembrane space import and assembly protein 40 encodes MSYCRQEGKDRIIFVTKEDHETPSSAELVADDPNDPYEEHGLILPNGDINWNCPCLGGMASGPCGEQFKSAFSCFHYSKEEIKGSDCIDQFRAMQECMQKYPDLYPQDEEEEEKAKPVEEVEETAAKASAAEEQGSSS; translated from the exons ATGTCCTACTGCCGGCAAGAAG GGAAGGATCGGATCATATTTGTGACCAAAGAAGACCATGAAACTCCTAGCAGTGCGGAGCTGGTGGCTGATGACCCCAATGATCCCTATGAAGAGCACG gACTGATACTGCCCAATGGAGATATTAACTGGAATTGCCCGTGCCTTGGGGGAATGGCCAGCGGCCCCTGTGGGGAACAGTTCAAGTCTGCCTTTTCCTGCTTCCACTACAGCAAAGAGGAAATCAAGGGATCAGACTGTATAGACCAGTTTCGGGCCATGCAGGAGTGCATGCAGAAATACCCAGACCTCTATCCCCaagacgaggaggaggaagagaaggcaaagCCAGTTGAGGAGGTGGAGGAAACAGCTGCTAAGGCCTCTGCAGCCGAAGAGCAGGGCTCAAGCTCCTGA